A genomic stretch from Edaphobacter aggregans includes:
- a CDS encoding ArnT family glycosyltransferase, whose translation MSILSRSGTSGDPASKDIPLWMLFPLFFVLVYLSHITLLRLPYFWDEGGYYIPAAWDFFRTGTLIPQTTMTNAHPPLPSILLAAWWHISGYVVSGTRTLVCMVTATALLAVFKLARSLTTTTIAAVTTVLTAIYPIWFTQSTLAHADIFAAAFTLWGLALYLDPNADNQILAAAMFSFAALSKETAIVTPAALALWEAALFLRDTPHRRTHAKWIAALLAPILPLVAWYAYHFHKTGFVFGNPEFLRYNATANLDAYRIRLSLWHRLLHLFTHMNMWVPVACTLAILFIPTPKEKSRWPLPKPALKAIAVILIANWIAFSVLGGALLTRYLLPMFPLILLLCVATWSSRLPHWGAIAALSAAAFLAGIWINPPYAFAPEDNLTYRDMIVLHQQAIHLIERRYPQATVLTAWPATSELARPELGYTRTPIKVTPIENFAIDQIQKAAADPGSYDTALIFSTKWEPAANQLNLGKPNESTDTKYFDFHHDLSPTEAAALLHGEVIWQERRKGEWAAVLRFPRSEEATLTHP comes from the coding sequence ATGTCGATACTCTCTCGAAGCGGCACCAGCGGCGATCCGGCATCCAAAGACATCCCGCTCTGGATGCTCTTCCCCCTCTTCTTCGTCCTCGTCTATCTCTCTCACATCACCCTCCTCCGCCTCCCCTACTTCTGGGACGAAGGCGGCTACTACATCCCCGCGGCCTGGGACTTCTTCCGCACCGGAACCCTCATCCCCCAGACCACCATGACCAACGCCCACCCCCCGCTGCCTTCCATCCTTCTCGCAGCCTGGTGGCACATCTCCGGCTACGTCGTCAGCGGAACCCGCACCCTCGTCTGTATGGTCACCGCGACCGCCCTCCTCGCCGTCTTCAAACTGGCCCGCTCTCTCACTACGACCACCATCGCCGCCGTCACTACCGTCCTCACCGCGATATACCCCATCTGGTTCACCCAAAGCACCCTCGCCCACGCCGACATCTTCGCCGCAGCCTTCACCCTCTGGGGCCTCGCCCTCTACCTCGACCCCAACGCCGACAACCAAATCCTAGCCGCAGCCATGTTCTCCTTCGCCGCCCTCTCGAAGGAAACCGCCATTGTCACCCCGGCAGCCTTGGCCCTCTGGGAAGCCGCCCTCTTCCTCCGCGACACCCCCCACCGCCGCACCCATGCAAAGTGGATCGCCGCCCTCCTCGCACCCATCCTCCCCCTCGTTGCCTGGTACGCCTACCACTTCCACAAAACCGGCTTCGTCTTCGGCAACCCCGAGTTCCTCCGCTACAACGCCACCGCAAACCTCGACGCCTACCGCATCCGCCTCTCCCTCTGGCACCGCCTCCTGCACCTCTTCACTCACATGAACATGTGGGTCCCCGTAGCCTGCACCCTCGCAATCCTCTTCATCCCCACCCCTAAAGAAAAATCCCGCTGGCCCCTCCCAAAACCAGCCCTCAAAGCCATCGCTGTAATCCTCATAGCCAACTGGATAGCCTTCTCCGTCCTCGGCGGAGCCCTCCTCACCCGCTATCTCCTCCCGATGTTCCCCCTGATCCTGCTCCTCTGCGTCGCCACATGGAGCAGCCGCCTCCCCCACTGGGGGGCCATTGCTGCCCTAAGCGCCGCAGCCTTCCTCGCCGGTATCTGGATCAACCCGCCCTACGCCTTCGCCCCCGAAGACAACCTCACCTACCGCGACATGATCGTCCTCCACCAGCAAGCCATCCACCTCATCGAGCGCCGCTACCCCCAGGCCACTGTCCTCACCGCCTGGCCCGCCACATCAGAACTAGCCCGCCCCGAACTCGGCTACACCCGCACCCCCATCAAGGTCACACCCATCGAAAACTTCGCCATCGACCAGATCCAGAAAGCCGCCGCCGACCCTGGCTCCTACGACACGGCCTTAATCTTCTCCACCAAGTGGGAGCCCGCCGCCAACCAGCTCAACCTCGGCAAGCCCAACGAATCCACCGACACAAAATACTTCGACTTCCACCACGACCTATCCCCCACCGAAGCCGCCGCCCTCCTCCACGGCGAAGTCATCTGGCAAGAGCGCCGCAAAGGCGAATGGGCCGCCGTCCTACGTTTCCCCCGCAGCGAAGAGGCCACCCTCACCCACCCATAG